The Niallia alba genome includes a window with the following:
- a CDS encoding sugar phosphate isomerase/epimerase family protein, translated as MHFASTLAWAYPVDKVVQLAKQSELLGLEVWAEHVWFHGTNPKKIREANQDGSLNLTVHAASWDLNICSLEREIRESSVRQIQHSIKLADEIGADSITFHPGRLTLPQIKQEIYETLMKDSIFTLMETAKQYKKSLSMELMEVKPKEFVTNPDTMNRLIADFLPELKTTFDVAHISEDIPRRAFAQLLNVDKIHISDNSVSQLHVPLGTGILDSYVLEEFLSISHLPVVVEGFDASESLNWWNHNLHYLKSLEMIKGVHQ; from the coding sequence ATGCATTTTGCTTCCACGTTAGCTTGGGCGTATCCAGTAGACAAAGTGGTCCAGCTTGCCAAGCAGAGCGAATTATTAGGATTGGAAGTTTGGGCAGAACATGTTTGGTTTCATGGAACAAATCCAAAAAAAATCCGTGAAGCAAATCAGGATGGCTCTCTCAACCTGACCGTACATGCGGCTAGCTGGGATTTAAATATTTGTTCTTTAGAAAGAGAAATAAGAGAAAGCTCGGTAAGACAAATCCAGCATTCCATTAAGTTAGCAGATGAGATAGGTGCAGACTCGATAACATTTCACCCCGGGAGGTTGACGCTACCACAGATTAAACAAGAAATATACGAAACGCTAATGAAGGACTCTATTTTTACCTTAATGGAAACAGCAAAGCAATACAAGAAAAGCCTTAGTATGGAATTAATGGAGGTAAAGCCAAAGGAATTTGTGACAAATCCTGATACGATGAACCGATTGATTGCGGATTTTTTACCGGAATTAAAAACAACTTTTGATGTCGCTCATATTTCGGAGGATATTCCTCGGCGTGCGTTTGCCCAATTACTAAACGTGGACAAAATTCATATAAGTGATAATTCTGTAAGCCAGCTACATGTTCCACTTGGGACAGGAATACTCGACAGCTATGTATTAGAAGAATTTCTTTCTATTTCCCATCTTCCCGTTGTAGTCGAGGGCTTTGATGCATCGGAAAGCTTGAACTGGTGGAATCATAATCTTCACTATTTAAAAAGCCTGGAAATGATTAAGGGGGTGCATCAATGA
- a CDS encoding FAD-binding protein has translation MGLQRNWAGNFQYSTTNWHEPASVEEVQHLVSSLAKLRVIGTRHSFNSIADSNENIVSLQKLNKVLTINHEKGTVTVEAGIKYGDLCHALQQQGYALHNLASLPHISVAGACATATHGSGNNNQNLAAAVSSMEVVTADGSIVTFSREKSEADLHGAVVGLGGLGIVTTLTLDIMPTYQMRQDVYENLPLAQLAHDFDTIYSSAYSVSLFTNWQDEIFNQVWLKSKLTNDQTFSLGEDFFGAKTAKENLHPVPGVGAKNCTAQLGVPGDWLDRMPHFRMDFTPSKGQELQSEYILAREHAYDALCALSKIRKHIAPHLFISEVRTIAQDELWLSPSYKQDSVAFHFTWQEKWEQVQQVLPLIEAQLEPFQAKPHWGKLFTTSPSKIQSLYEKMPAFQQLLLKHDPKGKFRNNFLNKYIFNEEK, from the coding sequence ATGGGTTTACAAAGAAATTGGGCAGGTAATTTTCAATATAGCACAACTAACTGGCATGAACCTGCATCTGTTGAAGAGGTTCAACATTTAGTATCAAGCTTAGCAAAACTACGTGTAATCGGAACACGTCACTCGTTTAATAGCATTGCAGATTCGAATGAGAATATAGTATCTTTACAAAAGCTCAATAAGGTCTTAACCATTAATCACGAAAAGGGAACTGTAACCGTGGAGGCCGGAATTAAGTATGGAGATCTTTGTCATGCACTTCAACAACAAGGCTATGCCTTACATAACCTTGCCTCTCTTCCCCACATTTCGGTTGCTGGAGCATGTGCAACAGCAACACATGGTTCAGGCAATAACAATCAAAATCTAGCTGCAGCAGTATCCTCTATGGAAGTTGTGACAGCAGATGGAAGTATTGTAACCTTTTCCAGAGAAAAATCAGAGGCGGATTTACATGGCGCTGTCGTTGGACTAGGTGGTCTTGGAATCGTCACAACCCTAACATTAGACATCATGCCAACTTATCAAATGAGGCAAGATGTTTATGAAAATCTTCCGCTCGCTCAATTAGCTCACGATTTTGATACTATTTATTCCAGTGCCTATAGTGTCAGTCTGTTTACAAATTGGCAGGACGAAATATTTAATCAAGTGTGGCTGAAAAGTAAACTAACAAATGATCAAACTTTTTCGTTGGGAGAAGACTTTTTTGGAGCAAAAACGGCTAAAGAAAATCTCCATCCTGTACCTGGGGTCGGAGCAAAGAATTGCACAGCGCAGCTTGGTGTACCCGGGGATTGGCTCGATCGCATGCCACACTTCCGAATGGACTTCACTCCGAGTAAAGGGCAAGAGTTACAAAGTGAGTACATTCTGGCCCGAGAGCATGCCTATGACGCTCTTTGTGCACTTAGCAAAATCCGTAAACATATTGCACCACATTTATTTATATCAGAAGTACGAACAATTGCCCAAGATGAACTTTGGTTAAGTCCATCCTATAAGCAGGATTCCGTCGCCTTTCACTTTACGTGGCAGGAAAAATGGGAGCAAGTTCAACAGGTGCTGCCATTAATCGAAGCCCAGCTTGAACCTTTTCAAGCAAAACCGCATTGGGGGAAACTGTTTACTACTTCGCCTTCCAAAATACAGTCATTATACGAAAAGATGCCTGCTTTTCAGCAATTGCTTCTGAAACATGACCCTAAAGGGAAGTTTCGAAATAACTTTTTGAATAAATATATATTTAACGAGGAAAAATGA
- a CDS encoding ribonuclease J gives MKVTENPLSFFALGGINEIGKNMYVVQYEDEIFVIDCGGKFPDESLLGIDLIIPDLTYLEENRDKIKALIVTHGHEDHIGGIPYFLRKLSIPIYATKFTLGLIELKIDEHRLRGDTELLTIDSNTKLEFEKVQVSFFKVSHSIPDCLGVVFHTPEGNIVHTGDFKFDLTPANNQYADIHKMAEIGQQGVLALISESTNAERKGLTPSEQMVGSHMDEAFIKASGKIFVSTFASNVNRVQQVVESAMKTNRKIALLGRSMVNIVDVAMERGYLTMPEGMLIDASEVDKLPAEKVAILCSGSQGEPMAVLSRLASGNFRDVTIYPGDTVILAASPIPGNEKDVSKIIDNLFQLGAKVIYGSGSTTGMHVSGHGYQEDLKLMLTLMKPTYFIPIHGETRMLHHHRMLAEAVGVEKGNTFIIKNGEVVDIENGVARQTRSVPAGDTYVDGMGVGDVGDIVLRDRKQLSEDGMLVVVITISKADRKIISGPDTITRGFVYARDSDELLKEVNRLVKTTVNDLQSENIHKWNVMKQNIKKSVGQYLFNQTKRKPMILPIIIEI, from the coding sequence ATGAAGGTCACTGAAAATCCTTTGTCTTTTTTTGCCCTTGGTGGAATCAATGAAATCGGAAAAAACATGTATGTCGTTCAATATGAGGACGAGATTTTTGTTATTGATTGTGGCGGAAAGTTTCCTGATGAAAGCTTATTAGGTATTGATTTAATTATTCCTGACCTAACCTATTTGGAAGAGAATCGGGATAAAATCAAGGCTTTGATCGTTACCCATGGTCACGAAGATCATATTGGTGGAATACCTTATTTTCTAAGAAAATTAAGTATTCCTATTTATGCAACTAAGTTTACATTAGGCTTAATAGAATTAAAAATCGACGAACATAGGTTAAGAGGAGATACTGAATTATTGACCATAGACTCCAATACAAAGTTGGAATTTGAAAAGGTTCAAGTTTCCTTTTTTAAAGTAAGTCATAGTATACCTGACTGTCTTGGAGTTGTTTTTCATACTCCGGAAGGAAATATTGTCCATACTGGGGATTTCAAATTTGACTTAACCCCTGCCAATAACCAATATGCCGATATACATAAGATGGCAGAAATCGGTCAGCAGGGAGTCTTAGCTTTAATATCAGAAAGTACCAATGCGGAGCGTAAAGGGCTGACTCCCTCTGAACAAATGGTAGGTTCTCACATGGATGAAGCCTTTATAAAAGCAAGCGGGAAAATTTTTGTTTCTACATTTGCATCGAATGTCAATCGTGTTCAGCAAGTAGTAGAGTCGGCTATGAAAACGAATCGAAAAATTGCATTGCTTGGGCGCAGTATGGTCAATATTGTAGATGTTGCTATGGAACGTGGGTATCTTACTATGCCTGAAGGGATGTTAATCGATGCTAGCGAAGTCGATAAACTACCAGCAGAAAAGGTTGCCATACTTTGTTCAGGCAGTCAAGGAGAACCAATGGCAGTTTTATCACGGTTAGCAAGTGGAAACTTCCGTGATGTCACAATCTATCCTGGAGATACCGTTATACTTGCAGCGTCCCCAATTCCAGGAAACGAAAAAGATGTTTCGAAAATTATCGACAACTTATTTCAGTTGGGAGCTAAAGTGATTTATGGCTCTGGCAGTACTACGGGAATGCATGTTTCTGGTCATGGCTATCAGGAAGACTTAAAGCTGATGTTAACCTTGATGAAACCAACTTACTTCATTCCCATTCATGGTGAAACTCGTATGCTCCACCATCACCGGATGTTAGCTGAAGCAGTTGGAGTGGAAAAAGGAAATACCTTTATTATAAAAAACGGAGAAGTAGTCGATATCGAAAATGGAGTTGCTCGTCAGACCCGCTCTGTTCCAGCAGGAGATACATATGTGGATGGAATGGGTGTTGGCGATGTTGGAGATATCGTATTACGAGATCGAAAACAGCTATCTGAAGACGGAATGCTTGTTGTCGTTATCACCATTAGCAAGGCAGACAGGAAGATAATTTCTGGACCAGATACGATTACTCGGGGATTTGTTTATGCACGTGACTCAGATGAACTACTAAAAGAAGTAAACCGTTTGGTCAAAACGACTGTGAACGACTTGCAATCGGAGAATATTCACAAATGGAATGTAATGAAACAAAATATAAAAAAATCAGTTGGACAGTATTTATTTAATCAAACAAAGCGCAAGCCAATGATTCTTCCTATTATAATTGAGATTTAG
- a CDS encoding NAD-dependent malic enzyme codes for MSVSENVIITTLKGKEILSNPFLNKGVAFTNGEREDLGLVGLLPPQVLTLDEQVNRVYEQFSLLTTNLQKNRFLYDLYNRNVVLFYQLIKERIAEMLPIIYTPTVGEVIQSYSHSYRRPGGLYLSIDNPEGVEKAFHNLGKSKNEIDLIVITDSESILGIGDQGVGGIDIAIGKLAVYTAAAGIDPSRVLPVVLDVGTNNQSLIEDPIYIGNKFPRVRGERYDEFVDLFIHTARKFFPEVLLHWEDFGNVNARNILNKYGDNILTFNDDIQGTGAVTLAAVMSALKVTGASLKDQRIIVFGPGAGGLGNADQLVDAMLSEGLTMEEAYNRFWAIDYRGLLTDETPDVFKFQLPYVRKAEEVKDWDKNKNGIIALMEVVKRVKPTILIGTSGQAGAFTEEIVKEMAKYVERPIIMPMSNPTKLAEAVPENLIKWTDGKALIATGSPFANVEYNGVSYEIGQSNNAFIFPGLGLGAIVAKAQIFSKGMFAAAANAVAKMCETNQPGASLLPSIEKLYEVSIYVAIEVAKTAIEEGIARAEITVTDVPKAVEDAVWQPEYKEIKSVGIWAHV; via the coding sequence ATGAGCGTATCTGAGAATGTAATTATCACAACACTAAAAGGAAAAGAAATTCTCTCTAATCCTTTTTTAAATAAAGGAGTAGCTTTTACGAATGGGGAAAGGGAAGATCTAGGTCTCGTAGGTCTGTTGCCCCCACAAGTGCTCACTCTTGATGAACAAGTGAATAGAGTTTATGAGCAATTCTCACTGTTAACCACAAATCTTCAAAAAAATCGTTTTCTTTATGATTTATATAACCGTAATGTTGTTCTGTTTTACCAACTTATAAAGGAACGCATAGCGGAAATGCTCCCAATCATTTATACACCTACTGTCGGTGAGGTTATCCAGTCATATTCTCATAGCTATCGCCGTCCGGGTGGATTATATCTTTCTATTGATAATCCTGAAGGCGTGGAAAAAGCATTTCATAATCTTGGAAAGTCTAAAAATGAGATTGATTTAATCGTCATCACGGATTCTGAAAGTATCCTTGGTATTGGGGATCAAGGGGTTGGTGGTATAGATATTGCGATAGGTAAACTAGCAGTATATACAGCTGCAGCAGGTATCGATCCAAGCCGTGTTCTGCCAGTTGTGTTGGATGTTGGTACGAACAATCAATCTTTAATTGAAGACCCTATCTATATTGGTAATAAATTCCCTCGTGTCCGTGGTGAACGTTATGACGAGTTCGTTGATTTGTTCATTCATACTGCAAGAAAGTTTTTCCCAGAAGTACTTCTTCATTGGGAGGATTTTGGCAATGTGAATGCACGAAATATTTTAAATAAATATGGTGATAATATTCTTACCTTTAATGATGACATCCAAGGAACAGGTGCGGTGACTCTTGCTGCTGTTATGTCTGCGTTGAAAGTCACAGGAGCTTCTCTGAAGGATCAACGTATTATTGTCTTTGGACCAGGTGCTGGTGGTCTCGGTAACGCGGATCAATTGGTAGATGCCATGCTGAGTGAAGGATTAACAATGGAAGAAGCTTATAATCGTTTTTGGGCTATTGACTATCGAGGGTTATTGACAGATGAAACACCTGATGTCTTTAAATTCCAATTGCCTTATGTAAGAAAAGCGGAGGAAGTAAAGGATTGGGATAAGAATAAGAACGGAATCATAGCATTAATGGAAGTAGTTAAGCGAGTGAAACCAACTATCCTAATTGGTACTTCTGGCCAAGCAGGCGCTTTTACGGAGGAGATTGTGAAAGAAATGGCAAAGTATGTGGAACGCCCAATCATTATGCCTATGTCCAATCCTACTAAATTGGCTGAAGCAGTGCCGGAAAACTTGATTAAATGGACAGATGGCAAGGCTTTAATTGCAACAGGCAGCCCTTTTGCCAATGTAGAATATAATGGTGTTTCCTATGAAATTGGGCAGTCAAATAATGCATTTATATTCCCAGGCTTGGGACTAGGAGCTATTGTTGCAAAAGCACAAATTTTTTCAAAAGGAATGTTCGCAGCAGCAGCCAATGCGGTCGCGAAGATGTGCGAGACTAACCAACCAGGTGCATCATTACTTCCTTCGATTGAAAAATTATATGAAGTATCTATCTATGTTGCGATTGAAGTGGCAAAGACTGCTATAGAGGAAGGGATTGCAAGAGCAGAGATAACGGTTACGGATGTTCCAAAAGCTGTAGAAGATGCAGTTTGGCAGCCTGAGTATAAAGAGATTAAGAGCGTCGGTATTTGGGCACATGTTTAA
- a CDS encoding IS4 family transposase, with protein sequence MDKITRKTSFGQWFSPINLQLFEENVKTLKLDFYTKKLTTESFLKLLLFAQLEEVESLHALSDCLFDDQLQKGIDLDSISISQLSRRLNGMNPDLFQKLFLDLVSQIHAKTHNTKLVMPLKIIDSSTLPLNLTNHKWAKFRKTKAGVKLHLRLVFMEKGISYPEKAIMTTAKEHDRGQLEVMVDDKECMYVFDRGYLDYERFDRMTDDGYFFLSRLRKNAVIREVYDFKLPENTSVLSDQMVLIGTTQNRAENYFRLLKVIDSKGNELHLITNRFDLSAEEISKMYKSRWAIELFFKWIKQHLHIKKFYGQSEWAIQNQVFIALIVFCLHVLAQIETKSKRKTLQISRYLRAALWKPAHIWLRKIEGKTIP encoded by the coding sequence ATGGACAAGATTACACGAAAAACTTCATTTGGACAATGGTTTTCACCAATAAATCTTCAATTATTTGAAGAAAACGTGAAAACGTTGAAATTAGATTTCTATACGAAAAAACTAACGACAGAGTCATTTCTAAAATTATTACTTTTTGCGCAGCTAGAAGAAGTCGAAAGTCTGCATGCGCTGAGCGATTGTCTTTTCGATGATCAACTGCAAAAGGGCATTGATCTTGATTCTATCAGTATTTCCCAACTCTCACGCCGTTTAAATGGCATGAATCCAGACTTATTCCAAAAGCTTTTCCTTGATTTAGTTTCACAAATTCATGCCAAAACGCACAACACGAAACTTGTGATGCCATTAAAAATCATTGATTCAAGCACATTGCCTCTCAATTTGACTAATCATAAATGGGCAAAATTCCGCAAAACAAAAGCGGGTGTTAAATTGCACTTACGCCTTGTGTTTATGGAAAAAGGTATATCCTATCCCGAAAAGGCCATTATGACAACGGCCAAAGAACATGACCGCGGTCAGCTTGAAGTAATGGTTGATGACAAGGAATGTATGTATGTGTTTGACCGTGGTTACTTAGACTACGAACGCTTTGATCGGATGACAGATGACGGCTACTTTTTCCTTTCTAGGCTGCGAAAAAACGCAGTCATACGGGAGGTTTACGATTTTAAACTACCCGAGAATACATCTGTTTTGTCGGATCAAATGGTGTTGATTGGTACGACGCAAAACCGTGCCGAAAATTACTTTCGTCTTCTAAAAGTGATTGATTCAAAAGGAAATGAGCTTCATTTAATCACAAATCGTTTTGATTTAAGTGCTGAAGAAATCTCAAAGATGTATAAATCACGCTGGGCGATTGAGTTATTTTTCAAATGGATTAAACAACATCTCCATATCAAAAAGTTTTACGGCCAAAGCGAATGGGCAATTCAGAATCAAGTGTTTATCGCACTTATTGTTTTTTGCCTGCATGTTCTCGCACAAATCGAGACAAAAAGTAAACGAAAAACCCTACAAATTAGCCGATATTTACGGGCAGCTTTGTGGAAACCAGCACATATTTGGCTTCGAAAGATTGAAGGAAAAACCATTCCTTAA
- a CDS encoding oxidoreductase: MLTIGYIGNGKSTNRYHLPFVLQRENIKVKTIYQRNPKRESWDRIAGVNYTSDLNELLNDKDIQLVVICTRHDSHFEYTKLALEHNKHCLVEKPFMETSEQAKEIFAMAKEKGLIVQAYQNRRFDSDFLTVQKVIEEGKLGDLLEVEMHYDYYRPEVPESAQSFNPAESFLYGHGCHTLDQVISYFGKPDNIHYDVRQLLGQGRMNDYFDLDLYYDKVKISVKSSYFRLKERPSFVVHGKKGCFVKETKDRQEEHLKLFYMPDNKDFGIDTIKHYGVLTYMDEEGTIHEETVKSVNGDYGRVYDDLYKAIINGEDKTITDEQILLQMEILETGIKNFK; the protein is encoded by the coding sequence ATGCTTACTATTGGTTATATTGGAAATGGAAAAAGCACAAACAGATATCATCTGCCGTTTGTGCTGCAAAGAGAGAATATAAAGGTAAAAACAATTTATCAAAGAAATCCTAAGCGGGAAAGCTGGGATCGAATTGCAGGAGTAAATTATACATCGGATTTAAATGAGCTATTAAATGACAAGGACATTCAACTTGTCGTTATTTGTACAAGACATGACAGCCATTTTGAATACACAAAACTAGCATTAGAACATAATAAACACTGTTTGGTTGAAAAACCTTTTATGGAAACCTCTGAACAGGCAAAAGAAATATTTGCAATGGCAAAAGAGAAGGGATTAATTGTTCAGGCGTATCAAAACAGACGTTTTGATAGTGATTTTTTAACTGTTCAAAAGGTTATCGAAGAAGGAAAGCTCGGGGACTTGCTGGAAGTGGAAATGCATTACGATTATTATCGTCCCGAAGTACCAGAATCTGCACAGTCCTTTAATCCTGCGGAGTCATTTTTATATGGACATGGCTGCCATACACTAGATCAGGTTATCAGCTATTTTGGCAAGCCGGATAACATCCATTATGATGTAAGGCAATTATTAGGACAAGGAAGAATGAATGATTATTTTGATTTAGACTTATATTATGATAAGGTGAAAATATCGGTAAAATCCAGTTATTTTAGGCTGAAGGAAAGACCTAGCTTCGTTGTACATGGTAAAAAGGGATGCTTTGTGAAAGAAACGAAAGATCGCCAAGAAGAGCATTTAAAGTTATTTTACATGCCTGATAACAAAGATTTTGGTATAGATACAATAAAACATTATGGAGTCCTAACATATATGGATGAAGAAGGTACAATCCACGAAGAAACAGTGAAATCTGTAAATGGTGATTATGGAAGAGTATATGACGATTTATATAAAGCGATTATTAATGGTGAAGATAAGACCATAACAGACGAACAGATTTTGCTGCAAATGGAAATACTAGAAACTGGCATTAAAAACTTTAAATAG
- a CDS encoding pyridoxal phosphate-dependent decarboxylase family protein, with protein sequence MKEIQKLFPSMDGNDFQREELLSYFKTILTKIDELKDPNKLTLGEMPEYTEDYYNRIIQKADVPTTGVPMDEVMAELLKLVDGHRYVNRNYVANAAPLPNIASIIGNLVMVLVNGNNLWDVEGPAAATAEVEVTSMLSKLIGYDENLSAGYTTWGGQGAVFNSLRLAIARYAPTSNQIGIPRNLYCFCSELSHYSLYKSVEAAGIGVENMIRVKVNHDHSMNIEDLKEKMEQVIAKGGVPLYVLATMGTTDTFGIDNLEEIKQVAEELESTHCLSPIYIHADTAMGGMYTFFNNYDFESNPLGLEDNIKEVLKSYQQKFKHIKLADSMVFDFHKLGQTPYITSLFLIKNRENLKYVDLDEEETPYVGNRGYGSYHTGYTLECSRMGSAMAIYASLLAFGMEGYQKLLANYIRVNIKFRETLTKEISNVAITNEISPITTFRFYPEEPKWKDEWNGLLTAEEMIEINQFNDEFAEVIGAERDTVFYGNTKKQRLVESANSSKRIPVYAHKFFTISPYSTVEEVDRYVEFLREHIVFFLKTKNAVPLK encoded by the coding sequence ATGAAGGAAATACAAAAATTGTTTCCTAGTATGGACGGAAATGACTTTCAAAGAGAGGAATTATTGTCCTATTTTAAGACGATTTTAACGAAGATAGATGAATTAAAGGATCCTAACAAACTAACACTTGGAGAGATGCCAGAGTACACAGAGGATTATTATAATCGTATTATTCAAAAAGCAGACGTTCCGACAACGGGTGTGCCAATGGATGAAGTGATGGCAGAGCTTCTAAAGTTGGTAGATGGCCATCGTTATGTCAATCGAAACTATGTTGCGAATGCTGCGCCTCTTCCGAATATTGCTAGTATTATCGGGAATTTAGTGATGGTGCTTGTTAATGGAAACAATCTTTGGGATGTGGAAGGCCCAGCAGCAGCTACGGCAGAGGTCGAAGTCACAAGTATGTTGTCCAAACTAATCGGATATGATGAAAATTTAAGTGCAGGATATACAACGTGGGGAGGACAAGGGGCTGTCTTTAACTCTTTACGTCTTGCAATCGCCCGCTATGCGCCAACCTCTAATCAAATAGGTATACCTAGAAATCTATACTGCTTCTGTTCCGAACTTTCCCACTATAGTTTGTATAAATCTGTAGAGGCAGCGGGAATTGGCGTAGAAAATATGATTCGTGTGAAAGTGAATCACGACCATTCTATGAATATAGAAGACTTGAAAGAAAAAATGGAGCAGGTAATAGCAAAAGGCGGTGTTCCTCTTTATGTTCTTGCTACAATGGGAACAACCGATACATTTGGAATTGACAACTTAGAGGAAATTAAGCAGGTTGCCGAAGAGCTAGAGAGCACGCATTGCCTAAGCCCAATCTATATTCACGCAGACACAGCGATGGGAGGGATGTACACCTTCTTTAATAATTACGACTTTGAAAGCAATCCTTTAGGATTGGAGGACAATATTAAGGAGGTACTGAAATCTTATCAACAGAAGTTTAAACATATCAAACTTGCAGATAGTATGGTTTTTGATTTCCATAAGTTGGGGCAAACGCCGTATATTACGAGTTTATTTTTGATTAAGAACAGAGAGAACCTTAAGTATGTTGATTTAGATGAAGAGGAAACTCCATATGTTGGGAATCGTGGTTACGGTAGCTATCATACAGGCTACACACTCGAATGCTCGCGAATGGGAAGCGCTATGGCGATTTATGCCTCCCTATTAGCATTCGGCATGGAAGGATATCAAAAGCTTTTAGCTAACTATATTCGCGTTAATATTAAATTTAGAGAGACGTTAACAAAAGAAATTTCGAATGTAGCAATTACGAATGAAATTTCACCGATTACGACATTCCGCTTTTATCCTGAAGAGCCGAAATGGAAAGATGAATGGAATGGACTTTTAACTGCTGAAGAAATGATAGAAATCAATCAATTTAATGATGAGTTTGCAGAAGTAATTGGTGCTGAACGAGATACGGTCTTCTATGGAAATACAAAAAAGCAGCGTCTCGTAGAATCAGCAAATTCAAGCAAGCGAATCCCTGTATATGCACATAAATTTTTCACGATCTCACCGTATTCAACGGTAGAAGAGGTTGACCGTTATGTTGAATTTCTAAGAGAGCATATAGTATTTTTTCTGAAAACAAAAAACGCCGTTCCATTGAAGTAA
- a CDS encoding methyl-accepting chemotaxis protein: MEAILLGIIVILLVTTVYFAYRYFSLKHHPHINNEIINGMKEIAAGNMSSKVEGTSSYHATFNQLIEFLDRIREKFFSFSVNVHKKGENLAEIGEYATEKADIVRAAIDEVGRGLQKQLIATEESALSMEEMAQAIEDLSIRSNQISEQSNTTLELTEEGNEKLKDSLEKMEQFNQTINTTFHAINKLGEKSQEIGTIVKVITGISEQINLLALNAAIEAARAGEHGKGFAVVADEVRKLAEQSRQSSSEVSNIVKNIQEETGIVVKSMQQGTEEFKDTNTNILEVGTMFEKILATTKTIAENNTNSSASTEELSSSSQQIMTTIVQIASISRESVEMFEELIEISDDELQTMQKLVQEAENLLALKNDVDKLLSTWNQGAETEVDQLAQDKVSVAI; this comes from the coding sequence ATGGAAGCTATATTGCTAGGTATTATTGTTATCTTATTAGTTACAACAGTGTATTTTGCTTACCGATATTTTTCACTGAAACATCATCCGCATATCAATAATGAAATAATAAATGGGATGAAAGAAATAGCAGCAGGTAATATGAGTAGCAAAGTGGAGGGGACAAGCTCTTATCATGCTACATTTAATCAACTAATTGAGTTTTTAGATCGTATTAGAGAGAAGTTTTTTTCCTTTTCAGTAAATGTGCATAAAAAGGGAGAAAACTTAGCTGAAATTGGTGAATATGCTACAGAAAAAGCTGATATTGTTAGAGCTGCTATTGACGAGGTAGGCAGAGGGTTACAAAAACAATTAATAGCTACAGAGGAAAGCGCGCTATCGATGGAAGAAATGGCTCAGGCAATCGAAGATTTATCGATAAGATCCAATCAAATTTCTGAACAATCCAATACTACTTTAGAATTGACGGAAGAAGGAAATGAGAAGTTAAAGGACTCTTTAGAAAAAATGGAGCAATTTAACCAAACGATCAATACAACCTTCCATGCTATTAACAAACTTGGAGAAAAGTCTCAAGAAATAGGTACAATTGTAAAAGTAATTACGGGGATTTCCGAACAAATTAACTTATTGGCATTGAACGCAGCAATTGAAGCAGCTCGTGCAGGGGAACACGGTAAAGGCTTTGCCGTTGTAGCAGATGAGGTACGAAAGCTGGCTGAACAGTCTCGTCAATCTTCTTCTGAAGTATCAAATATTGTAAAAAATATCCAAGAAGAAACGGGTATAGTTGTAAAATCAATGCAACAGGGAACAGAAGAGTTTAAAGATACAAACACGAACATTTTAGAGGTTGGAACGATGTTCGAAAAAATTCTCGCTACTACAAAAACCATTGCCGAAAATAATACAAATTCTTCTGCAAGTACGGAGGAATTGTCTTCTTCTTCCCAGCAAATTATGACAACCATTGTACAGATAGCATCTATCTCACGAGAATCGGTTGAAATGTTTGAGGAATTAATTGAAATTAGTGATGATGAACTACAAACGATGCAAAAACTAGTGCAAGAAGCAGAGAACCTTTTAGCATTGAAAAATGATGTAGACAAACTACTATCTACTTGGAATCAAGGTGCTGAAACAGAAGTGGATCAACTTGCTCAAGATAAGGTTAGCGTAGCAATATAA